From a region of the Impatiens glandulifera chromosome 4, dImpGla2.1, whole genome shotgun sequence genome:
- the LOC124934017 gene encoding membralin-like protein At1g60995 isoform X2 codes for MDPEQTFIRVQERFSQMLTPRIRASLEYIFLFLAITLFCILVVMHANYVQQPGCSSELSEIERAEAQLFHIKITSAGLWSHNEPESDDLDVSRKGASDKIVEFEIVGDGFGISDANVWWSLVNNVAMRINLLFKFWQIDNPLLEIQQEVSSVNVNSETNADAIKSNNWESVIKFSISVKVSLKTAMVHIWRKWHGRFSILWRHARRILGGLWDIAGIHLNIDVPKWLHILHLENFNSYAVQWLEKRSKTSEPSYLFTMEKGYHMLPEEVRISHNIQTVNISISAWHSCFGNRWQQLLINRLVGYDTILMNSLLSSPGQGYIFNYQSNEYYNLTYAHEQPEGSAQFGDYLVTKCAVLMMSLFVFFTTTMSVSFTLRETQTRMLKFTVQLQHHARHRLPTFQLIFVHVIESLVFVPIMIGILFFLFEFYDDQLLAFMVLILVWLCELFTLISVRTPISMKFFPRFFLLYFLAFHIYFFSYTSGFSYLALSTTAAFMQHLILYFWNRFEVPALQRFMQNRRSQFQQHPDFHITSSTILASTLHITRLNTRTLNPPTTNMDHHLHPILPPRAASTATAAPVPTTTTTLPELLSGIQGPPPPPERSSNNNNNTNIIEI; via the exons ATGGATCCGGAGCAAACGTTTATTCGTGTGCAAGAAAGATTCTCGCAGATGTTAACGCCAAGGATTCGAGCTTCCTTggaatatattttcttattcttaGCCATCACTTTGTTCTGTATTCTCGTTGTTATGCACGCTAATTACGTTCAACAG CCGGGTTGTTCGAGTGAGCTTTCAGAAATTGAGAGAGCTGAAGCACAACTTTTTCATATCAAG atTACTAGTGCTGGCTTGTGGTCTCACAATGAACCAGAGTCTGATGACCTGGATGTTTCAAGAAAGGGAGCTAGCGACAAAATTGTAGAATTCGAAATTGTAGGAGATGGATTTGGAATTTCAGATGCAAACGTCTGGTGGAGTTTGGTTAACAATGTCGCGATGAGAATTAACCTGTTATTTAAATTCTGGCAAATTGATAATCCGTTGCTTGAGATTCAACAAGAAGTTTCTTCTGTTAATGTAAACTCCGAGACAAATGCTGATGCTATTAAAAGCAACAATTGGGAGTCAGTTATCAAGTTCTCAATTTCCGTGAAGGTGTCACTTAAGACAGCAATGGTTCACATATGGAGAAAATGGCATGGACGCTTCTCTATTCTTTGGAGACATGCTAGGAGGATTCTTGGAGGTCTATGG GATATTGCTGGTATACATTTGAACATTGACGTCCCAAAATGGTTACATATACTGCACCTGGAAAACTTTAATTCATATGCAG TACAGTGGCTTGAAAAGAGAAGCAAAACATCTGAACCATCCTACTTGTTTACAATGGAAAAG GGTTATCACATGTTGCCTGAAGAAGTGAGGATTTCGCACAACATACAAACAGTTAACATTAGCATATCAGCTTGGCATTCCTGCTTTGGGAACAG ATGGCAGCAACTTTTGATAAACAGACTTGTTGGCTATGACACAATATTGATGAACAGCCTGTTGAGTTCTCCCGGTCAAG ggtatatttttaattatcaatccAACGAGTATTACAATCTTACATATGCTCATGAACAACCCGAAGGATCTGCACAGTTTGGAG ATTATCTTGTGACCAAGTGTGCTGTGCTTATGATGTCATTATTTGTATTCTTCACAACCACAATGTCCGTGTCTTTCACTTTGAGGGAGACGCAAACTCGGATGCTGAAATTTACTG TGCAGCTTCAGCACCATGCTCGACACAGGCTTCCTACTTTCCAGCTAATTTTTGTGCATGTGATTGAATCTCTTGTCTTTGTACCA ATCATGATCGGAATATTGTTCTTTCTGTTCGAGTTTTATGATGACCAGTTATTGGCCTTCATGGTCTTGATTCTTGTCTGGTTGTGCGAGCTTTTTACATTGATCAG TGTTCGCACACCCATATCAATGAAGTTCTTCCCGCGTTTCTTTTTATTGTATTTCCTTGCCTtccatatatatttcttttcttaTACAAGTG GTTTTTCGTATCTGGCCCTCTCTACAACCGCTGCATTTATGCAGCACCTCATCCTCTACTTTTGGAACCGGTTTGAG GTTCCAGCTCTACAGAGATTTATGCAGAACCGACGATCACAGTTCCAACAGCACCCAGATTTTCACATCACTTCATCAACAATCCTGGCTTCAACATTACACATCACTAGATTAAACACAAGGACCTTAAATCCTCCAACAACCAATATGGACCACCACCTCCACCCCATTTTACCACCACGAGCCGCCTCCACTGCCACTGCTGCACCTGTTccaaccaccaccaccacccttCCAGAACTACTTTCAGGAATCCAAGgcccaccaccaccaccagaAAGAAGCAGCAACAATAACAACAATACGAATATAATAG AGATTTGA
- the LOC124934017 gene encoding membralin-like protein At1g60995 isoform X1 yields the protein MDPEQTFIRVQERFSQMLTPRIRASLEYIFLFLAITLFCILVVMHANYVQQPGCSSELSEIERAEAQLFHIKITSAGLWSHNEPESDDLDVSRKGASDKIVEFEIVGDGFGISDANVWWSLVNNVAMRINLLFKFWQIDNPLLEIQQEVSSVNVNSETNADAIKSNNWESVIKFSISVKVSLKTAMVHIWRKWHGRFSILWRHARRILGGLWDIAGIHLNIDVPKWLHILHLENFNSYAVQWLEKRSKTSEPSYLFTMEKGYHMLPEEVRISHNIQTVNISISAWHSCFGNRWQQLLINRLVGYDTILMNSLLSSPGQGYIFNYQSNEYYNLTYAHEQPEGSAQFGDYLVTKCAVLMMSLFVFFTTTMSVSFTLRETQTRMLKFTVQLQHHARHRLPTFQLIFVHVIESLVFVPIMIGILFFLFEFYDDQLLAFMVLILVWLCELFTLISVRTPISMKFFPRFFLLYFLAFHIYFFSYTSGFSYLALSTTAAFMQHLILYFWNRFEVPALQRFMQNRRSQFQQHPDFHITSSTILASTLHITRLNTRTLNPPTTNMDHHLHPILPPRAASTATAAPVPTTTTTLPELLSGIQGPPPPPERSSNNNNNTNIIGNQNEDVLPHDLQEAVVAANPGSSMNSNSSSFSSLLLWLMGGTSSE from the exons ATGGATCCGGAGCAAACGTTTATTCGTGTGCAAGAAAGATTCTCGCAGATGTTAACGCCAAGGATTCGAGCTTCCTTggaatatattttcttattcttaGCCATCACTTTGTTCTGTATTCTCGTTGTTATGCACGCTAATTACGTTCAACAG CCGGGTTGTTCGAGTGAGCTTTCAGAAATTGAGAGAGCTGAAGCACAACTTTTTCATATCAAG atTACTAGTGCTGGCTTGTGGTCTCACAATGAACCAGAGTCTGATGACCTGGATGTTTCAAGAAAGGGAGCTAGCGACAAAATTGTAGAATTCGAAATTGTAGGAGATGGATTTGGAATTTCAGATGCAAACGTCTGGTGGAGTTTGGTTAACAATGTCGCGATGAGAATTAACCTGTTATTTAAATTCTGGCAAATTGATAATCCGTTGCTTGAGATTCAACAAGAAGTTTCTTCTGTTAATGTAAACTCCGAGACAAATGCTGATGCTATTAAAAGCAACAATTGGGAGTCAGTTATCAAGTTCTCAATTTCCGTGAAGGTGTCACTTAAGACAGCAATGGTTCACATATGGAGAAAATGGCATGGACGCTTCTCTATTCTTTGGAGACATGCTAGGAGGATTCTTGGAGGTCTATGG GATATTGCTGGTATACATTTGAACATTGACGTCCCAAAATGGTTACATATACTGCACCTGGAAAACTTTAATTCATATGCAG TACAGTGGCTTGAAAAGAGAAGCAAAACATCTGAACCATCCTACTTGTTTACAATGGAAAAG GGTTATCACATGTTGCCTGAAGAAGTGAGGATTTCGCACAACATACAAACAGTTAACATTAGCATATCAGCTTGGCATTCCTGCTTTGGGAACAG ATGGCAGCAACTTTTGATAAACAGACTTGTTGGCTATGACACAATATTGATGAACAGCCTGTTGAGTTCTCCCGGTCAAG ggtatatttttaattatcaatccAACGAGTATTACAATCTTACATATGCTCATGAACAACCCGAAGGATCTGCACAGTTTGGAG ATTATCTTGTGACCAAGTGTGCTGTGCTTATGATGTCATTATTTGTATTCTTCACAACCACAATGTCCGTGTCTTTCACTTTGAGGGAGACGCAAACTCGGATGCTGAAATTTACTG TGCAGCTTCAGCACCATGCTCGACACAGGCTTCCTACTTTCCAGCTAATTTTTGTGCATGTGATTGAATCTCTTGTCTTTGTACCA ATCATGATCGGAATATTGTTCTTTCTGTTCGAGTTTTATGATGACCAGTTATTGGCCTTCATGGTCTTGATTCTTGTCTGGTTGTGCGAGCTTTTTACATTGATCAG TGTTCGCACACCCATATCAATGAAGTTCTTCCCGCGTTTCTTTTTATTGTATTTCCTTGCCTtccatatatatttcttttcttaTACAAGTG GTTTTTCGTATCTGGCCCTCTCTACAACCGCTGCATTTATGCAGCACCTCATCCTCTACTTTTGGAACCGGTTTGAG GTTCCAGCTCTACAGAGATTTATGCAGAACCGACGATCACAGTTCCAACAGCACCCAGATTTTCACATCACTTCATCAACAATCCTGGCTTCAACATTACACATCACTAGATTAAACACAAGGACCTTAAATCCTCCAACAACCAATATGGACCACCACCTCCACCCCATTTTACCACCACGAGCCGCCTCCACTGCCACTGCTGCACCTGTTccaaccaccaccaccacccttCCAGAACTACTTTCAGGAATCCAAGgcccaccaccaccaccagaAAGAAGCAGCAACAATAACAACAATACGAATATAATAGGTAATCAAAATGAAGATGTATTGCCACATGATCTTCAGGAAGCTGTTGTTGCTGCGAATCCAGGATCATCTATGAACTCAAACTCCTCATCCTTCAGTTCACTGTTATTATGGCTCATGGGCGGAACTTCGTCAGAATGA